The following proteins come from a genomic window of Streptomyces liliiviolaceus:
- a CDS encoding magnesium chelatase → MATEPPSGDTPDTGSAFDIGIGADTGPGSRSGAVPEPSGGPHGPHGRGGQPDDLALRLCQALVCAAVDPALSSVLLFDLEPQLLDGVARLFGRLLAGARQPGAPLVVLGATSRDEDLWTRPVLRQEADGIAFRLEPGPLIQADDRTGAPPPVVLVPDLCRLSVAGMRGAVQLLGADVAVVEQAGLRHEARPRARWLAACSSADAGRISNHLLDRFAIRLPVAGLTTLDVEQLLGALPPTWLAASARAVDDTGAPPVAVADDTVVRVARLLGPDTGVRRQLALARLARALAALEGEGTARVEHCDAAARLMGLAVADTPRAPEPAAGAAAAVPPPPRLIPRPRGDTGKHGQGEQTERRRAEAGQALLETEPAEGIGSAPGGTPTALTTPYPEDSAGVLRDFAPLRSPWQRTAGTDTRRGVVIGSRRARDLNDLAYVRTVREAALHQRVRRAEHFTVSAADLHCHVRAGAPERMLVLVLDHTCRGDWDWQDVLAPYLQWAYTVRAAVHVVEIGGAEAADELRAESFALRSVRDPRLLAALYRPLGRASPLAHGIEQAARALRRAFRQHGSGLAEAWLVVVTDGRGNIPLRASHTGRLSGPVGAEGVEDALRAAADIRAMDRTRLRVVVVDAGREPYGSLPFTLADTLGGIVIDGQGGRGPDADGRGNAGEW, encoded by the coding sequence ATGGCCACGGAACCGCCGAGCGGCGACACCCCGGACACCGGTTCTGCCTTCGACATCGGTATCGGCGCCGACACCGGCCCTGGTTCCCGTTCCGGCGCGGTACCGGAGCCGAGCGGGGGGCCGCACGGGCCACATGGCCGGGGAGGGCAGCCGGACGATCTTGCCCTGCGCCTGTGTCAAGCGCTCGTCTGCGCCGCGGTGGACCCGGCGCTCTCCAGCGTGCTGCTGTTCGACCTTGAGCCGCAGCTCCTCGATGGAGTGGCCCGCCTCTTCGGCAGGCTTCTGGCCGGTGCCCGGCAGCCGGGGGCCCCGCTGGTCGTCCTGGGTGCCACCAGCCGCGACGAGGATCTGTGGACCAGGCCCGTGCTGCGTCAGGAGGCGGACGGCATCGCCTTCCGCCTCGAACCGGGTCCGCTCATCCAGGCGGACGACAGGACGGGAGCTCCGCCGCCCGTGGTCCTCGTACCGGATCTGTGCCGGCTCAGCGTCGCCGGGATGCGCGGGGCGGTCCAACTGCTGGGCGCCGACGTGGCCGTGGTGGAACAGGCGGGACTGCGGCACGAGGCCCGGCCCCGGGCCCGCTGGCTGGCCGCCTGCAGCTCGGCCGACGCGGGCCGGATCAGCAACCATCTGCTCGACCGTTTCGCCATCCGGCTGCCCGTCGCGGGCCTCACGACCCTCGACGTCGAACAGCTGCTCGGCGCCCTCCCGCCGACCTGGCTCGCCGCCTCGGCCCGTGCCGTCGACGACACCGGTGCCCCGCCCGTCGCTGTCGCCGACGACACCGTCGTGCGCGTCGCCCGTCTCCTCGGCCCGGACACGGGGGTGCGCAGGCAGCTCGCCCTGGCCCGGCTCGCCCGTGCGCTCGCCGCATTGGAGGGAGAGGGGACGGCGCGCGTCGAACACTGCGACGCCGCGGCGCGGCTGATGGGTCTCGCCGTGGCCGACACGCCCCGGGCGCCAGAGCCGGCGGCGGGCGCGGCGGCTGCCGTACCGCCCCCGCCGCGCCTGATCCCACGACCGCGGGGTGACACCGGGAAACACGGGCAGGGCGAGCAGACCGAGCGCCGCCGGGCCGAAGCCGGACAGGCACTGCTGGAAACCGAACCCGCCGAGGGCATCGGTAGCGCACCGGGCGGCACTCCCACCGCCCTCACCACCCCCTATCCCGAGGACAGCGCCGGCGTACTGCGCGACTTCGCCCCGTTGCGCAGCCCCTGGCAGCGGACGGCGGGAACGGACACCCGGCGCGGTGTGGTCATCGGCTCGCGACGGGCCAGGGACCTTAACGACCTCGCCTACGTGCGCACCGTGCGAGAAGCCGCCCTGCACCAACGCGTGCGTCGGGCTGAACACTTCACGGTCTCGGCCGCCGACCTGCACTGTCATGTCCGCGCCGGAGCACCGGAGCGCATGCTCGTACTCGTCCTCGACCACACGTGCCGGGGCGACTGGGACTGGCAGGACGTCCTCGCCCCCTACCTGCAATGGGCGTACACCGTGCGGGCCGCCGTGCACGTCGTGGAGATCGGCGGCGCCGAGGCGGCCGACGAACTGCGGGCGGAGTCCTTCGCGCTGCGCAGTGTCCGTGATCCACGGCTGCTCGCGGCCCTGTACCGGCCCCTGGGCCGTGCCAGTCCGCTCGCCCACGGCATCGAGCAGGCGGCGCGAGCCCTGCGCCGAGCCTTCCGGCAACACGGCAGCGGCCTCGCCGAGGCGTGGCTGGTCGTGGTCACGGACGGCCGCGGCAACATACCGCTGCGGGCCAGCCACACCGGGAGGCTGAGCGGTCCGGTGGGAGCGGAGGGGGTCGAGGACGCGTTGCGTGCCGCGGCGGACATCAGGGCCATGGACCGGACGCGGTTGCGGGTCGTCGTGGTCGACGCGGGACGCGAACCGTACGGGAGCCTGCCGTTCACCCTGGCGGACACCCTGGGCGGCATCGTGATCGACGGGCAGGGCGGCAGGGGCCCGGACGCGGACGGGAGGGGAAACGCCGGTGAGTGGTGA
- the fxsT gene encoding FxSxx-COOH system tetratricopeptide repeat protein — protein MSESRAPVGPADRHAQNQAVTISFAGYNRAWAAWIGYVLERHGQRVVYQRWEGPSEVPLAEQLRDLRLAPGRILIVVSEWYFQLGPRTYEEWNTALREVVAPEAERFAGVLVTNQPVPTATTVLAATDLTFVGAEEAERRVLDRLDLLGRSPVESTDSARRAPRFPTASPEVWDPTVPRRNTRFTGREKLLNDAYRSLQDAQPGAGVVTFHGMPGVGKTQLVAEFVYRFRLEYDVVWWVRAEKRSGYRRALAELAPKLGLTTGADYGERLRAVRTSLRRGDPYANWLLVLDGADEPEEISDLVPTGTGHVLITSRNPQWRDHNSQLLEVPVYDRTESVAFIRRRAPRLTWSEAEQLAEALEDLPLALDQTAGWLNDSDMSVTQYIDLLESSVDQSAVRVSPDFRMSFQQSWSILLGKLRETAPESVDLLQLCTFFAPGLIPVDLLRQMPTVHVPDRIAELLDDTDAWQKAVKQLRRYSVIPEEFQTADSDEASTSGGLFYLHRMVHQIVRQNMPDQDRQEFIDVVRQALVAANPGSPDDVRSWEKYAQLVPHLKHADVLMSEDRGVQRLVLDSLRYMYQSGDYVAGIKLGERAMDTWRSLLGENHPKVWEVAHHYANLLRGVGEYQRSEAITRSAIEYLRDAQGAESLAHIRAVSGLAADLRALARYEESLELCEWLVPTCRAALSPDSVTTLRVENNLAVTLRLLGRYEQARECDRRTLEERRRILSTRNPSTLSSEFHHALDLRLLGQYKVAGSIQRENVRELRRAVGPGNYVTVLAEYNYALCAYGSGGRDREHTDQLLAALADLRERSERVLGETSPTTLIVTSGYSCFARRHGNVDEARTVSESVIARYEVMLPAGHPYIAGSRANYALILSDVGEREQAHAMVEQALLDMTAAVGQDHPWTLGCALNASAMRKLVDEFDAAAELSKDTVTKATETLGRTHPLTVFARIGLADDMRGLRSGQQAEKVEQEALSDLTSAFGAQHSYTVQARRRERLLWDFEPQET, from the coding sequence ATGTCTGAAAGCCGTGCGCCGGTCGGACCGGCCGACAGGCATGCCCAAAATCAGGCAGTCACCATAAGTTTCGCCGGGTACAACCGGGCTTGGGCGGCCTGGATCGGCTACGTGCTCGAACGTCACGGGCAACGTGTCGTGTACCAGCGCTGGGAAGGGCCTTCCGAAGTCCCGCTCGCGGAGCAACTGCGGGACCTGAGACTCGCGCCGGGGCGGATCCTCATCGTCGTCAGCGAGTGGTACTTCCAGCTCGGACCGAGGACGTACGAGGAATGGAACACGGCCCTTCGTGAGGTGGTGGCGCCGGAGGCCGAGCGGTTCGCAGGCGTCCTGGTCACCAACCAGCCGGTACCGACAGCCACCACGGTGCTTGCCGCGACCGATCTGACGTTCGTGGGCGCCGAGGAGGCCGAGCGGCGCGTTCTCGACCGGCTGGACTTGCTCGGCCGATCCCCGGTGGAATCCACCGACAGTGCACGACGGGCACCGCGATTCCCGACTGCCAGTCCGGAGGTCTGGGATCCGACGGTGCCACGCCGCAACACCCGTTTCACCGGACGGGAGAAACTTCTGAACGACGCGTACCGGTCGCTGCAGGACGCGCAACCGGGCGCGGGCGTCGTGACCTTCCACGGCATGCCGGGGGTGGGCAAGACCCAGTTGGTCGCCGAGTTCGTATACCGGTTCCGGCTGGAGTACGACGTGGTGTGGTGGGTGCGCGCCGAAAAGCGCTCCGGCTACCGGCGGGCCCTCGCGGAGCTCGCCCCGAAGCTCGGGCTCACCACGGGGGCCGACTACGGAGAGCGGCTGCGAGCGGTGCGCACCTCGCTGCGTCGGGGCGACCCCTACGCCAACTGGCTGCTGGTCCTGGACGGCGCCGATGAGCCGGAGGAGATCTCGGACCTCGTGCCGACCGGCACCGGCCATGTACTGATCACGTCCCGCAACCCGCAATGGCGTGACCACAACAGCCAGTTGCTGGAGGTGCCGGTCTACGACCGCACCGAGTCGGTGGCCTTCATCCGCCGTCGTGCCCCGAGGCTGACCTGGTCCGAGGCGGAACAACTGGCCGAAGCGCTCGAAGACCTGCCGCTGGCGCTGGACCAGACCGCCGGCTGGCTCAACGACTCGGACATGTCGGTGACGCAGTACATCGATCTGCTGGAGAGCAGTGTCGATCAGAGTGCGGTAAGGGTATCGCCTGATTTCCGGATGTCATTCCAGCAGTCCTGGTCGATACTTCTCGGCAAACTCCGGGAGACCGCGCCCGAATCCGTCGACCTCCTGCAGCTGTGTACGTTCTTCGCGCCGGGTCTTATCCCTGTGGATCTACTGCGGCAGATGCCGACCGTTCATGTGCCCGACCGGATCGCTGAACTGCTGGACGACACGGATGCGTGGCAGAAGGCGGTCAAACAGCTGCGGCGTTATTCCGTCATCCCTGAGGAGTTTCAGACGGCGGACTCCGATGAGGCCAGCACCTCGGGAGGGCTTTTCTACTTGCATCGAATGGTTCATCAGATCGTCCGCCAGAATATGCCGGACCAAGACCGTCAGGAATTCATCGACGTGGTGCGGCAAGCGCTCGTAGCAGCAAACCCCGGGAGTCCGGACGACGTTCGTTCCTGGGAGAAGTACGCCCAGTTGGTGCCGCACCTCAAGCATGCGGATGTGCTGATGAGCGAGGACCGGGGCGTACAGCGCCTGGTCCTCGACAGCCTCCGCTACATGTACCAGTCCGGCGACTACGTGGCAGGTATCAAACTCGGTGAACGCGCCATGGACACCTGGCGCTCACTGCTCGGTGAGAACCACCCGAAGGTCTGGGAGGTGGCACACCACTACGCCAACCTGCTGCGCGGAGTGGGTGAGTACCAACGTTCGGAAGCCATCACCCGGTCGGCCATCGAGTACCTGAGGGACGCCCAGGGCGCCGAGTCCCTGGCGCACATCCGTGCGGTCAGCGGTCTGGCGGCGGACCTGCGGGCACTCGCCCGGTACGAGGAATCGCTGGAACTCTGCGAGTGGCTCGTTCCGACGTGCCGTGCCGCCTTGAGTCCGGATTCCGTGACGACCTTGCGCGTCGAGAACAACCTGGCGGTCACTCTGAGGCTCCTGGGACGCTATGAACAGGCGCGTGAATGTGACCGGCGTACGCTTGAGGAGCGGCGGCGGATCCTCAGCACACGGAACCCGTCAACGCTGTCCTCGGAATTCCACCACGCGCTGGACCTCCGTCTTCTGGGTCAGTACAAAGTAGCCGGATCGATTCAAAGAGAAAATGTCCGCGAGCTGCGCAGGGCTGTGGGGCCGGGCAATTATGTGACTGTGCTGGCGGAGTACAACTACGCTCTCTGCGCGTATGGCAGCGGCGGAAGGGATCGTGAGCACACGGACCAACTCCTCGCCGCTCTGGCTGATTTGAGGGAACGCAGCGAACGCGTGCTGGGTGAAACCAGTCCGACCACGCTGATCGTCACCTCCGGATACAGCTGTTTCGCCCGCCGGCACGGCAATGTCGACGAGGCCCGCACCGTGAGCGAATCCGTCATCGCCCGTTACGAGGTGATGCTTCCCGCTGGACACCCCTACATCGCGGGGTCTCGTGCCAATTACGCGTTGATCCTCTCCGACGTGGGTGAGCGCGAGCAGGCCCACGCGATGGTCGAGCAAGCTCTGCTCGACATGACGGCGGCGGTGGGACAGGACCATCCATGGACGTTGGGCTGTGCTCTGAACGCCTCCGCGATGCGCAAACTGGTGGACGAATTCGACGCGGCCGCCGAACTCAGCAAGGACACCGTCACCAAAGCCACCGAAACGCTGGGGCGGACCCATCCGCTGACGGTCTTCGCCCGCATCGGCCTGGCCGACGACATGCGCGGGCTGAGGAGCGGCCAACAGGCCGAGAAGGTCGAGCAGGAGGCGCTGTCCGATCTGACCTCGGCGTTCGGCGCCCAGCACTCCTACACGGTCCAGGCGCGCCGTAGGGAGCGTCTGTTGTGGGACTTCGAACCACAGGAAACCTGA
- a CDS encoding CHAT domain-containing protein: MSGEPQRGPRWLTGAGNVIRRAPLPRPKTAIRPDHPSMLHLLRPQEAPTGTGGADVRLNERLDEGYALLRVIRAVGIGGQDGYRFQGWCGDLTVACAAGPTRLTAPAVGLGNLTQRGEYPSEILRGIQHWSGNQSELADWINRARARHGAALRLIVWDDTGYELPWEAFWVPADRGNGLPGGLLGALLVLTRWTTVHDGSQGLPRATGECHGSVLAYLHRDMADDSHVFTPYIHRTHPEMTSFLRALEAPEQEDPTGLVYLGCHGTYGDTVMRLTLAERTWAEYNSQAMRVLDRDRSLVCLNACHSGRFVDNRGQGENALRGFAELFLRKGASGCIVTAGEVGNQEARVLIRRLVREVTGRPDRPVPETLRAFREGALQDFGTLAAIPTTRNDDGQVDKVGQKRVMRLLYAFAFQYYGHPLTTLRLITEKGHSAWGGSP; this comes from the coding sequence GTGAGTGGTGAGCCGCAGCGCGGCCCCCGCTGGCTGACGGGAGCGGGCAACGTGATCCGCCGGGCGCCGTTGCCCCGCCCCAAGACCGCGATCCGTCCCGACCACCCGTCGATGCTTCACCTGCTCCGCCCGCAGGAGGCCCCGACCGGAACCGGCGGCGCCGACGTCAGGCTGAACGAACGTCTGGACGAGGGATACGCCCTTCTCCGGGTGATCCGGGCCGTCGGCATCGGAGGCCAGGACGGCTACCGCTTCCAGGGCTGGTGCGGCGACCTCACGGTCGCCTGCGCGGCCGGACCGACCCGGCTCACCGCCCCGGCCGTTGGCCTCGGCAACCTGACGCAGCGCGGGGAGTACCCCTCCGAGATCCTGCGGGGAATCCAGCACTGGTCCGGGAACCAGTCCGAACTGGCGGACTGGATCAACCGGGCGCGCGCCCGGCACGGCGCCGCGCTGCGCCTCATCGTGTGGGACGACACGGGCTACGAGCTGCCCTGGGAGGCGTTCTGGGTGCCCGCGGACCGGGGAAACGGGCTGCCGGGAGGCCTGTTGGGCGCCCTGCTCGTCCTGACCCGCTGGACCACCGTGCACGACGGAAGCCAGGGCCTGCCACGCGCAACGGGCGAATGCCACGGCAGCGTCCTCGCCTATCTCCACCGGGACATGGCCGACGACTCCCACGTCTTCACGCCGTACATCCACCGGACGCACCCCGAGATGACGTCCTTCCTGCGGGCGCTCGAAGCCCCGGAGCAGGAGGATCCCACCGGCCTGGTCTACCTGGGCTGCCACGGCACCTACGGCGACACCGTCATGCGCCTCACGCTCGCGGAGCGCACCTGGGCGGAGTACAACAGCCAGGCCATGCGGGTCCTGGACAGGGACCGCTCTCTGGTGTGTCTCAACGCCTGCCACTCGGGACGCTTCGTGGACAACCGGGGCCAGGGCGAGAACGCGCTGAGAGGATTTGCCGAGCTCTTCCTGCGCAAAGGAGCGAGCGGATGCATCGTCACCGCGGGCGAGGTCGGCAACCAGGAAGCACGCGTACTGATCCGGCGCCTGGTGCGCGAGGTGACCGGCCGCCCCGACAGACCGGTCCCGGAGACGCTGCGTGCCTTCCGGGAGGGCGCGCTCCAGGACTTCGGCACCCTGGCGGCGATCCCGACAACGCGCAACGATGACGGTCAGGTGGACAAGGTCGGTCAAAAGCGGGTCATGCGATTGCTGTACGCCTTCGCCTTCCAGTATTACGGACATCCGCTCACCACACTGCGACTCATCACCGAGAAAGGGCACAGCGCCTGGGGAGGGAGTCCGTGA
- a CDS encoding AAA family ATPase — MSRTTGAIRILPYSRVVGQNDLKLALELNYVAPRIGGVLMAGARGTAKSTIVRAFALMVHAELPVTLPINATDDRVVGGWELEALMRGEARPQPGLLEEAAGKGLLYIDEVNLLDDHLVNVILDVVSTGVLSVQREGLADAKHVSFGLVGTMNPEEGWLRPQLLDRFGLMVAAQQQDTETRHRTIKTVLAFEEEYQKEESPWLQEAEQDNTATRDLLESARSRVATMKVPDEMVQLCAQVAQRVEAVGQRGEIVATLAARALAALEGADTVEPGHLLRVLPMAFRHRRPETAHGGTFDWTTDDEARVRDLFETG; from the coding sequence GTGAGCCGTACGACCGGAGCCATACGCATCCTTCCCTACAGCCGTGTGGTGGGGCAGAACGACCTCAAGCTGGCGCTCGAACTGAACTACGTGGCGCCACGCATCGGCGGTGTCCTGATGGCCGGCGCGCGGGGCACCGCCAAGTCCACGATCGTGCGGGCCTTCGCGCTGATGGTGCACGCGGAACTGCCCGTCACCCTCCCCATCAACGCCACCGACGACCGGGTGGTCGGCGGCTGGGAGCTGGAGGCGCTGATGCGGGGCGAGGCCCGCCCGCAGCCGGGACTCCTCGAAGAGGCGGCCGGAAAAGGGCTCCTGTACATCGACGAGGTCAACCTGCTCGACGACCATCTCGTCAACGTGATCCTCGATGTCGTCTCCACGGGTGTCCTGTCCGTGCAGCGGGAGGGGCTGGCCGACGCCAAACATGTCTCCTTCGGTCTGGTGGGCACGATGAACCCCGAAGAGGGCTGGCTGCGACCGCAGTTGCTCGACCGGTTCGGACTCATGGTCGCCGCCCAGCAGCAGGACACGGAGACCCGGCACCGGACGATCAAGACCGTGCTGGCCTTCGAGGAGGAGTACCAGAAGGAGGAGTCGCCCTGGCTCCAGGAGGCCGAGCAGGACAACACCGCGACGCGGGACCTGCTGGAAAGTGCCAGGAGCCGGGTGGCGACGATGAAGGTTCCGGACGAGATGGTCCAGCTGTGCGCACAGGTGGCTCAGCGGGTCGAGGCCGTCGGGCAGCGCGGGGAGATCGTCGCGACGCTGGCGGCCCGCGCGCTGGCCGCCCTGGAGGGAGCGGACACCGTGGAGCCCGGTCATCTGCTGCGAGTCCTGCCGATGGCGTTCCGCCACCGCAGGCCGGAGACCGCCCACGGCGGCACGTTCGACTGGACCACGGACGACGAGGCCCGTGTCAGGGACCTCTTCGAAACCGGCTGA
- a CDS encoding CU044_2847 family protein yields MVILVGPVPDGADGPIPVQIEVDLDPDADGGLAAVYGDEEVRGRVAQRVVEVARDAYTDGLELARRCAAQAVGRFAELTDDLRPDEIEMQLSIKVDAGMAALVTSKAEAQLQVTFRWRTAAPVEALPGSGGGTDS; encoded by the coding sequence GTGGTGATCCTAGTGGGCCCCGTACCGGATGGCGCGGACGGGCCCATCCCCGTCCAGATTGAGGTCGACCTCGATCCGGACGCCGATGGCGGTCTCGCGGCCGTCTACGGCGACGAGGAGGTCAGAGGGCGGGTCGCGCAGCGTGTCGTGGAGGTGGCCCGTGACGCGTACACGGACGGGCTGGAGCTGGCCCGGCGGTGCGCCGCACAGGCCGTCGGCCGGTTCGCCGAACTGACGGACGATCTGCGACCGGACGAGATCGAGATGCAGTTGTCCATCAAGGTCGACGCGGGCATGGCGGCCTTGGTCACCAGCAAGGCAGAAGCGCAGCTGCAGGTCACGTTCCGGTGGCGGACCGCCGCCCCGGTCGAGGCGTTACCGGGCAGCGGAGGGGGAACCGACTCGTGA